DNA from Streptomyces sp. NBC_01260:
CCATGAAGATGCTCGCCGACGTCTTCGAGGTGACGGACCGGACCTGGCGCGGCATCGGGGCGATTCCCCGCAGCGGCTGGCGGCTCTCCGGGAAGTACCGGGAGTTCGACGCGGAGCAGCGGTTCGACGTGGCGGACATCCACACCGCCGAGTCGTCGCTCTGCCGATCGGGCGAGGTCCTCCAGGGCCTGATCAAACCGCACCTGTGCGAGGCGTTCGGCAAGGAATGCACGCCGAGGAACCCGCTCGGCGCGACCATGGTGTCGTCCGAGGGCGCGTGCGCCGCGTACTACACCCACCGCCGCCTGGAACTGGTCGATGCGAAGTGACGGACGCCATGCAGGACTTGACTGAAGCGACGCAGGACATGACCGGCACGATGGGCGACGCCTGCGACGCGCTGCCGGGGCCGGCCGGGCTGGACTTCGAGGGATGGACCTGTCCCCTGCCGCTGCGGGACGTCCCGTCCATCGTGATGGGCCACGGTGGCGGCGGCGCGATGTCCGGCGAGCTGATCGAGCATCTGTTCCTGCCCGCGTACGGGGCCGCGGCAGCCGCCGAGCTCGGTGACTCGGCCGTCCTGACGGTCGGCTCCGACACCCGTCTCGCCTTCTCCACGGACTCGTTCGTGGTGAAGCCGATGTTCTTCCCGGGCGGGTCGATCGGTGACCTGGCGGTGAACGGGACGGTCAACGACCTGGCCATGTCGGGTGCGAATCCGCTGTTCCTGTCGACCGCCTTCATCCTTGCGGAGGGCACCGAGCTGAGCGTCCTCGGCCGGATCGCGCGGGCGGTGGGCCGGGCGGCCGAGGCCGCCGGCGTCCGGCTGGTCACCGGGGACACCAAGGTCGTGGAGCGCGCCAGTGGTGACGGCGTCTACCTCAACACCTCGGGCATCGGCGTGGTGCCGGCCGGTGTCGACATTCACGCGCGCCGGGCGCGCCCCGGCGACGCCGTGCTCGTCAGCGGCGACATCGGGGTGCACGGGGTGGCGGTGATGAGCTGCCGGGAGGGCCTGGAGTTCGGTACGACGGTCGAGAGCGACACCGCTCCGCTGCACGGGCTGGTCGCCGCCATGCTCGCCACCGGTACGGACGTCCATGTGCTCCGGGACCCCACGCGCGGGGGTGTCTCCGCGTCGCTGAACGAGATCGCCCGTGCTTCGGAGGTGGGCATCGAGCTGGTCGAGCGGCTGCTGCCGGTGCCGCCCGCGGTGCGGGACGCGTGCAGTCTGCTCGGGCTCGACCCGCTCCAGGTGGCCAACGAGGGCAAGCTGATCGCCATCGTGCCCGCCGCGGAAGCGGACCGGGTGCTGGCCGCGATGCGGGCGCACCCCCTGGGCCGGTCCGCGTGCAGGATCGGCAGCTGCGTTCCGGATCACGCCGGGATGGTGGTCGCGAGGACGAGCCTGGGCGGGAGCCGGGTGATCGGGCTGCCGATCGGCGAACAACTGCCGAGGATCTGCTGAGTGAGCGCTGAGGGCGCGCTGATGTTCGCGCGATACGCGTACCCGCCCAATGAGCTCGGCTACTGCGGACCCGCTGACGCGGCGGCCCTCCTGCGCCGGGAGGCGACCGCCGACATCGAGCGGCGGGCCCGGCAGTTCGAGGGGGCCTGGTGCTATCTCCAGTTCCTCGCGGAGACGGCCGGGCTCCCGGACCCGCTCGATGTGCGGGTGGTCGAGGCCTACTGGATCGGCAACGAGCTGCTGGAGCTGGCCGATCCCGCCGCCCTGGTCGCACGCCTGACGGACCGTTTCCGCGGCCAGCTGGGCGGTACCTGGCGTGAGGCGGCGCGGCGGGCCCTGGCCCACCACAGCTTTCAGGTGTTCGAGGTGTATCCGTGGGCGCCGATGCTCCGGCCGGACGGGAATCCGACCGCCCTGTCCGTCCTGGACCGGTGCCGCATCCGGACGGGCGAGGTTCTCACGGGCGGCGACGAGGTGGCGACCGTACGGTCCCGTCCGCTGGTCTGGGACGGCACCGCGACCGCCACCGGCGACTGGCAGGAGGAGACCGTGCGCCTCTCGGCCGGCGGGCGGACGCTGATCGACGGCGTCTCCCCCGGCGACCGGGTGGCACTGCACTGGGACTGGGTGTGCGACGTGCTCAGCGAGGAGCAGGCCCTGCGCATCGAGTCCTTCGAGGCGCGCACCCGCACCGGGCTGGGCCTGCTCGTTCCGTAGGCCACGGCCCGGCACGCACGAAGGGGGGCGCCCGGGCAGCTCGGGGTTGCCCCGCAGGCTGCCGACGCTGGAGTTGCTGACGATGGCCCCCGTCCCGCCGGTCGCCCGGATCGCGGCGACCTCGGCGACCATGGCCAGCCAGGGGCCCCTGAGGTTCACGGCGTAGACGTGGTCGAGGACTTCTCCGCACTGGCACCGCGCGACCGCAATCTGGTGCGCAAGGTCTTCCTCGGGCCGGCCCCGCAGGGGCAGCGGCTGTACGCAGTGTCGGACGCGGACGGGTTCGCCCGCGCCTCGGCCCGGCAACTGCGCGCCACCGCCGCCCGCTACCCCGACGATCCCGAGGTGACCCGGCTGGTGGACGAACTCCTCTCCGGAAGCGCTGAGTTCGCCCGGCTGTGGGCCTCCCACGACGTCTGCGCCGAACCCACCCTGCGCAAGACCTTCCAGCACCCGCTGGTCGGCCCGGTCACGGTCAACTGCGACGCCCTGGACCTGCGGGACCGCGACCAGCGGGTCGTCATCTACACCGCCACACCCGGCTCACCGTCCGAGGAAGTACTGCGGCTGTTGTCGGTCGTCGGCACGCAGCGCATGGACGTGCCCGGCTGAGCCGCGTCGCGGCGCGGTCCGGCCGTGGAGCCGTCGGGGTGCGCCGAACGCGCCGCCGGCGAAGTCGGGCCGACGCCACCTCGGTTCCGTTCAGAGCGAGTTGATCTCCTCGCCGGACAGTACCCCGGCCCAGGTGCGCACCTCGTCGATGTCGCCGTCGAGGTGGTGGGCCCCGACTCCGTCGGCTGCGGAGCCCCGGCCGGCCTGGAGGAACCTCGTCCCACATCACGAACGTGTCGTCGCCGCAGGAGAGGCCAGCGCCCTTCGCCCGGTCCCCGCGCGTGATCCTGGAGACGTCCTGCCGCGTGGCGGTGGCAGCCATGA
Protein-coding regions in this window:
- the hypE gene encoding hydrogenase expression/formation protein HypE is translated as MGDACDALPGPAGLDFEGWTCPLPLRDVPSIVMGHGGGGAMSGELIEHLFLPAYGAAAAAELGDSAVLTVGSDTRLAFSTDSFVVKPMFFPGGSIGDLAVNGTVNDLAMSGANPLFLSTAFILAEGTELSVLGRIARAVGRAAEAAGVRLVTGDTKVVERASGDGVYLNTSGIGVVPAGVDIHARRARPGDAVLVSGDIGVHGVAVMSCREGLEFGTTVESDTAPLHGLVAAMLATGTDVHVLRDPTRGGVSASLNEIARASEVGIELVERLLPVPPAVRDACSLLGLDPLQVANEGKLIAIVPAAEADRVLAAMRAHPLGRSACRIGSCVPDHAGMVVARTSLGGSRVIGLPIGEQLPRIC
- a CDS encoding DUF6390 family protein is translated as MSAEGALMFARYAYPPNELGYCGPADAAALLRREATADIERRARQFEGAWCYLQFLAETAGLPDPLDVRVVEAYWIGNELLELADPAALVARLTDRFRGQLGGTWREAARRALAHHSFQVFEVYPWAPMLRPDGNPTALSVLDRCRIRTGEVLTGGDEVATVRSRPLVWDGTATATGDWQEETVRLSAGGRTLIDGVSPGDRVALHWDWVCDVLSEEQALRIESFEARTRTGLGLLVP